From one Mytilus edulis chromosome 1, xbMytEdul2.2, whole genome shotgun sequence genomic stretch:
- the LOC139515231 gene encoding kelch-like protein 12, with product MGGFGSHQNMVEAVEQYDPKTEAWTRRPNLSKRRRYVAAASLNGKVYIIGGYDGQSRLSLVECLDLSSDDPQWQSVSSMTQRRGLAGVCVYRGEIYVCGGFDGYSRHTSMECYNPGNDQWRTLSGMAVGREGAGLVVAGDNIYCVGGYDGINLLDSAEKYDPNTEQWCNISPMSCRRSGAGVSVLNGQIFVCGGYDGTDHLSSVESYSIHTQQWSSLQSMVVPRCYVGACVLRGKLLVVAGYDGNTLLNTVECYDPLTGKWSVLDPSMNTHRCDAGITVVRKV from the exons ATGGGAGGATTTGGATCTCACCAGAACATGGTAGAAGCTGTTGAACAGTACGACCCTAAAACAGAAGCATGGACTCGCAGACCT aATTTATCAAAGAGAAGAAGATATGTTGCTGCTGCCTCATTAAATGGAAAGGTGTATATCATTGGTGGTTATGATGGCCAATCAAGATTGAGTTTGGTGGAATGTTTAGACCTGTCTTCAGATGATCCACAGTGGCAGTCTGTATCATCTATGACACAGAGAAGGGGATTAGCTGGAGTTTGTGTCTACCGAG GTGAAATCTATGTATGTGGTGGATTTGATGGGTATAGTAGACACACCAGTATGGAGTGTTATAACCCTGGGAATGATCAGTGGAGAACATTGAGTGGTATGGCTGTGGGACGTGAAGGGGCAGGACTTGTAGTTGCAGGAGATAATATCTATTGTGTTGGGGGATATGATGGCATAAATCTACTAGACTCTGCAGAGAAATATGATCCTAACACAGAACAATGGTGCAATATATCACCTATGTCTTGTAGACGTTCAG GTGCTGGAGTATCAGTATTGAATGGACAGATATTTGTTTGTGGCGGATATGATGGTACAGACCATTTATCAAGTGTTGAATCCTACAGCATACATACTCAGCAATGGTCATCTCTTCAATCAATGGTGGTCCCAAGATGTTATGTTGGTGCTTGTGTACTTAGAGGCAAACTCTTAGTTGTTGCTGG GTATGATGGAAATACATTATTGAACACAGTAGAATGTTATGACCCTCTAACAGGAAAATGGTCAGTATTAGACCCCTCTATGAATACTCACAGATGTGATGCTGGTATAACTGTGGTCAGAAAAGTCTGA